In the Theobroma cacao cultivar B97-61/B2 chromosome 1, Criollo_cocoa_genome_V2, whole genome shotgun sequence genome, one interval contains:
- the LOC18610974 gene encoding serine/threonine-protein kinase HT1 produces the protein MQQGNYKDKGGSEMDGREEDDLFELSSPYSLQNIGNTISKLTSTFCDDAEDEEDDIDNSFAFQIDRSLLIDPRLVLLDKMIGEGSYSTVHEGFYKLKPVAVKIIQPSNTSAVTRDHKERFQREVLLLSRMNHENVVKFIGASVEPTMMIVTELMKGETLQKYLWSVRPKRLDLKLSISLALDISRAMEYLHANGIIHRDLKPSNLLLTEDRMQIKLADFGLAREEAMGGMTCEAGTYRWMAPELYSRDPLPVGAKKHYDHKVDVYSFSIVLWELLTNKAPFKGRDNVTVAYAAAKNERPSVESLPGDIVSLLQSCWAEDPKIRPEFKEITGSLTNFLQNLCSTETTPPKIVSMDYSESHVQEDSIDAGHVPNKADDKGKKQKTSSTFFSCFDDCLSD, from the exons ATGCAGCAAGGAAACTACAAAGACAAGGGAGGTTCAGAAATGGATGGACGTGAAGAGGATGACTTGTTCGAATTGTCTTCACCTTATTCTCTTCAAAACATTGGCAACACAATTAGTAAGCTGACGTCAACTTTCTGTGATGACgcggaagatgaagaagatgataTTGATAACAGCTTTGCGTTCCAGATTGATCGAAGCTTGTTGATTGATCCTCGTCTTGTTTTGCTTGACAAAATGATCGGTGAAGGCTCTTACTCTACCGTTCATGAAGGATT CTACAAACTCAAACCAGTCGCAGTGAAGATCATTCAGCCAAGTAATACATCAGCTGTAACTCGTGACCATAAAGAGAGATTTCAGAGGGAGGTTTTACTGTTGTCTAGGATGAACCATGAAAATGTTGTAAAG TTTATTGGTGCTTCTGTGGAGCCAACTATGATGATAGTTACTGAACTCATGAAAGGTGAAACACTTCAGAAGTATTTGTGGAGCGTACGCCCAAAGCGTCTAGATCTGAAGCTTTCAATAAGTCTTGCATTGGATATTTCTCGAGCTATGGAATACTTGCATGCCAATGGCATTATTCATCGTGACTTGAAGCCCA GCAATTTACTTCTCACAGAGGATAGAATGCAAATTAAGTTGGCTGACTTTGGGCTAGCTAGAGAGGAAGCAATGGGTGGAATGACTTGTGAGGCTGGTACTTACCGGTGGATGGCTCCGGAG TTATACAGCAGAGATCCACTTCCAGTAGGAGCAAAGAAACACTATGACCACAAGGTGGATGTGTACAGCTTCTCAATTGTTCTGTGGGAGTTGCTGACAAACAAAGCTCCATTTAAAGGAAGGGACAATGTAACAGTGGCATATGCAGCGGCAAAA AATGAAAGGCCTAGTGTGGAAAGTCTTCCAGGAGATATTGTATCTCTGCTGCAGTCCTGTTGGGCAGAGGACCCGAAGATCCGACCAGAATTCAAGGAAATCACTGGCTCTCTCACAAACTTCCTTCAGAACTTATGCTCAACAGAGACCACACCTCCCAAGATAGTTTCAATGGATTATTCGGAAAGCCATGTACAGGAAGATTCCATTGATGCTGGCCATGTTCCCAACAAGGCTGATGACAAGGGAAAGAAACAGAAGACTTCTTCTACATTCTTCAGCTGCTTTGATGACTGCTTATCAGATTGA
- the LOC18610975 gene encoding homeobox-leucine zipper protein ATHB-40, with the protein MTSSIQMNELEDHMALISQMYPGVYTQIAPHQGESKPRRRRKKNKGGENSLAGAKKRKLSQEQVNLLEHNFSDEHKLESERKDRLASDLGLDPRQVAVWFQNRRARWKNKKLEEEYNKLKTVHEGAVLDKCHLESEVLKLKGQLCEAEKEIQRLAERVDGVSSNSPSSSLSMEAMDPPFLGEFGVEGYDDVFYMPENSYIHGMEYWMNL; encoded by the exons ATGACAAGTTCAATCCAAATGAATGAGCTTGAAGATCACATGGCTCTTATCTCCCAAATGTACCCTGGTGTATATACTCAAATCGCACCACATCAAG GGGAATCAAAGCCTCGACGCCGGCGGAAGAAGAACAAGGGAGGAGAAAACAGCCTGGCGGGGGCCAAAAAGAGGAAGCTTAGCCAGGAACAAGTTAACCTTCTCGAACATAATTTCAGTGATGAACATAAACTCGAGTCTGAAAGAAAAGACCGGCTTGCTTCAGACCTGGGACTTGACCCTCGCCAAGTAGCTGTTTGGTTCCAAAACCGAAGAGCTCGTTGGAAGAACAAGAAGCTCGAGGAGGAGTACAACAAGTTGAAGACAGTCCATGAAGGCGCTGTTCTGGATAAATGCCACCTTGAATCCGAG GTTCTCAAGCTTAAGGGGCAACTTTGCGAGGCAGAGAAAGAAATCCAACGGTTGGCAGAACGAGTGGATGGGGTTTCGAGTAACAGTCCAAGCTCATCTTTGTCGATGGAAGCCATGGATCCACCTTTCCTCGGGGAATTTGGAGTTGAAGGATATGATGATGTTTTCTACATGCCAGAAAACAGTTATATCCATGGCATGGAGTACTGGATGAATCTGTGA